The following are encoded in a window of Flavobacterium psychrotrophum genomic DNA:
- a CDS encoding Na+/H+ antiporter, translating into MHNTILIILGLLFIVMLLVLLAKKLKIAYPIFLVIAGLGISFIPGIPRMGIDPDVIFLIFLPPLLYEAAWYTSWKDFWKWKRPISLLAFGLVFFTSVVVAYASSALIPGFTLAMGFLLGGIISPPDAVAAATVMKGLGVPKRAMTILEGESLVNDASSLIVFRFALAAILTGTFSMNVAVGQFFITAVMGLITGLAIVHIFYAIHRFLPTTPAMDAALTVMTPYVIFLVAEHFHFSGVIGVVAAGLFMSYRSHEVFQTGDTQLNMMGVWTTLAFVMNALVFVLIGLELPEIIHGLGDASIAQGIKYGLIISGITIGLRLLWVYPATFLPILLFRSIRETEVNPGWKGPLVVGLAGMRGVVSLATALSIPVLMTDGTEFPHRNLIIFITFVVIFVTLVVQGLTLPLIIKLIKIKDREITKPREEQHAGIRLHLHKAALQHLESRHAREIKSNELIRHYRDELFNDVTKTKQKLDAFECNDIHRSQITQYTHIMQESIKIQRQELFKLRKQAIYSDAEIRRMEMQLNLEDVKLSGHEH; encoded by the coding sequence ATGCATAATACGATACTTATAATACTGGGATTGCTTTTTATTGTGATGTTGCTGGTGTTGCTGGCAAAGAAGCTAAAGATTGCATATCCTATATTTTTAGTAATTGCCGGGTTAGGCATTAGCTTTATACCGGGCATTCCCCGTATGGGCATTGACCCCGATGTTATCTTCCTGATCTTCCTGCCGCCGTTGCTTTATGAAGCAGCCTGGTATACCTCGTGGAAAGACTTCTGGAAATGGAAACGGCCTATATCGCTGCTGGCATTTGGGCTTGTGTTCTTTACCTCTGTTGTTGTAGCTTATGCTTCATCAGCCCTTATACCGGGCTTTACATTGGCAATGGGCTTCTTGCTTGGGGGCATCATTTCTCCACCAGATGCCGTTGCCGCCGCCACAGTTATGAAGGGGCTTGGCGTGCCCAAACGTGCCATGACCATACTGGAGGGCGAAAGTTTGGTTAATGATGCCTCATCGCTTATAGTATTCCGTTTTGCACTGGCGGCCATACTTACCGGTACATTTTCTATGAATGTAGCGGTAGGTCAGTTTTTTATCACCGCTGTTATGGGGCTTATAACGGGGCTGGCTATTGTGCATATATTTTATGCCATACACCGTTTTTTACCCACAACGCCTGCTATGGATGCGGCACTTACGGTAATGACACCTTACGTTATATTCCTTGTGGCAGAGCATTTTCACTTTTCAGGGGTAATTGGGGTAGTAGCCGCGGGGCTGTTTATGTCGTACCGTTCGCACGAAGTGTTCCAGACGGGCGATACCCAGCTTAATATGATGGGCGTGTGGACAACCCTGGCTTTTGTAATGAATGCCCTGGTTTTTGTACTCATTGGCCTGGAGCTGCCGGAAATTATACATGGATTAGGTGATGCCTCCATAGCACAAGGCATCAAATACGGACTTATTATTAGTGGTATTACCATTGGGCTACGCTTGCTTTGGGTGTACCCGGCTACATTTTTACCGATATTATTGTTTAGGAGCATTCGTGAGACAGAGGTTAACCCAGGGTGGAAAGGGCCTCTAGTGGTAGGTCTTGCGGGTATGCGCGGTGTAGTATCGCTGGCAACAGCACTTTCTATACCAGTGTTGATGACAGATGGCACCGAATTTCCGCATCGTAACCTTATTATCTTTATCACCTTTGTGGTAATATTTGTTACCCTTGTAGTGCAGGGGCTTACTTTGCCGCTGATCATAAAGCTGATAAAAATTAAGGACAGAGAGATTACCAAACCAAGAGAAGAGCAGCACGCAGGCATAAGATTGCACCTGCACAAAGCAGCACTGCAGCATTTAGAATCGCGCCATGCCAGAGAAATAAAGAGCAATGAGCTGATTCGTCATTACCGGGACGAACTTTTTAATGATGTTACCAAAACAAAGCAAAAGCTGGATGCCTTTGAATGTAACGATATACACCGGAGCCAGATAACGCAGTACACGCACATTATGCAGGAATCTATAAAGATACAGCGACAGGAACTTTTTAAACTGCGCAAGCAGGCCATTTATAGTGATGCCGAAATACGCCGTATGGAAATGCAGCTTAACCTTGAAGATGTAAAACTAAGCGGGCACGAGCATTAA
- a CDS encoding HPF/RaiA family ribosome-associated protein — protein MQVRLNTDNHIEGGGRKDSYWSEIALEKLKRFEDHISALEIHVSDHNSGSRQGAVDKECHIEARLNGFANHATTCKADSVEKAISGALDKMKNALEHTFDKIKTH, from the coding sequence ATGCAAGTACGCTTAAATACAGACAACCATATAGAAGGTGGCGGACGCAAAGACAGTTACTGGAGCGAAATAGCCCTTGAAAAACTAAAACGTTTTGAAGACCATATCTCTGCTTTAGAGATACATGTATCAGACCACAACAGCGGGTCGCGCCAGGGTGCGGTAGATAAAGAGTGCCATATAGAAGCACGCCTTAACGGCTTTGCAAACCACGCTACCACCTGCAAGGCAGACAGCGTAGAAAAAGCCATATCCGGCGCATTAGATAAAATGAAGAATGCCCTGGAGCATACCTTCGACAAGATAAAGACACATTAA
- a CDS encoding TetR/AcrR family transcriptional regulator, whose translation MTKAERTRQFIIEKTAPIFNKNGYAGTSINDLTEATGLTRGSIYGNFENKDAVALAAFDYNYSLVSAAVAARIKERTGAIDKLKAYTSVFAELYTLPVLEYGCPVLNTATECDDTHAALRDKVKGAISQWYGGIEGIIKKGQEHKEIKKSVNSREFAGAFIALIEGGVMLAKVTGKSEGLEAALKQARKMITEIKK comes from the coding sequence ATGACTAAGGCAGAGCGTACAAGACAATTTATAATAGAAAAAACAGCTCCCATTTTTAATAAGAATGGCTACGCGGGTACTTCTATAAACGACCTTACCGAAGCAACCGGACTTACGCGCGGCAGTATATATGGCAATTTTGAGAATAAAGATGCTGTAGCGCTTGCTGCGTTTGACTATAACTACAGCCTGGTATCTGCCGCAGTTGCCGCCCGCATTAAAGAGCGCACTGGGGCAATAGATAAGCTTAAAGCCTACACCAGTGTGTTTGCTGAGCTTTACACCCTTCCTGTTTTAGAGTATGGCTGCCCTGTTTTAAACACCGCTACCGAATGTGATGATACCCATGCTGCCCTGCGCGATAAAGTTAAGGGTGCAATAAGCCAATGGTATGGCGGCATAGAGGGCATCATTAAAAAAGGGCAGGAGCATAAAGAAATTAAAAAGAGTGTAAACAGCCGCGAGTTTGCAGGTGCTTTTATAGCCCTGATAGAGGGTGGCGTAATGCTGGCTAAGGTTACGGGTAAAAGTGAGGGGCTTGAAGCCGCACTTAAACAGGCACGAAAAATGATAACGGAAATAAAGAAATGA
- a CDS encoding PaaI family thioesterase, producing the protein MDTKEADFLRQFIGKTVTDSPSPFMNWLQPVMLKVEQGSLAFQYTVRKEMTNPFGTLHGGITAAMIDDAIGATLISYGEPAFHVTINLAIDYFAPAREGDVVIAETQVIKKGSQIVNAHCDIWNESRTKLLAKGYTNLLKTPIK; encoded by the coding sequence ATGGATACAAAAGAAGCAGATTTTTTAAGGCAGTTTATAGGTAAGACTGTAACAGATTCGCCTTCGCCATTTATGAACTGGCTGCAACCTGTAATGCTTAAGGTAGAGCAGGGCAGCCTGGCGTTTCAATATACGGTGCGAAAAGAAATGACCAACCCGTTTGGTACGCTGCATGGTGGTATTACTGCTGCCATGATAGACGATGCCATAGGTGCAACGCTTATAAGCTATGGCGAACCCGCCTTTCATGTTACGATTAACCTGGCGATAGATTATTTTGCCCCGGCACGCGAGGGCGATGTTGTTATTGCAGAAACGCAGGTAATTAAAAAAGGGAGCCAGATTGTAAACGCACACTGCGACATCTGGAATGAAAGCCGTACAAAACTCCTTGCCAAAGGATATACAAACCTTTTAAAGACACCCATTAAATGA
- the fabF gene encoding beta-ketoacyl-ACP synthase II — translation MKRVAITGLGAITPLGNSVNEFWNNIIAGKSGAGPITKFDASKFKTQFACEVKGFNAEDYIEKKEIRKYDLYTQYAIAATEEAVKDAGLDFTAMPKTERFDVGVIWASGNGGIGTFEEQLREFHSGDGTPRFNPFFIPKMIVDIAAGVLSIRYGLHGPNYATVSACASSNTAIIAAADTIRLGKATIMIAGGSEAALTPSSIGGFNAAQALSKNNEDPQGASRPFDKNRDGFVAGEGAGALILEDWDYAVARGATIYAELVGGGMAADAYHLTGTPADGLGAELGMRRALKEAGISPDVVGYVNAHATSTGLGDIGELTGIAKVFEGLNVSVTATKSMTGHLLGAAGAIESIISILSLKHNIIPGTINTKEIDEKVPVGLNLIIGASQKAELNYVLNNTFGFGGHTASTLFKKV, via the coding sequence ATGAAAAGAGTTGCCATAACAGGCCTGGGGGCAATAACGCCACTGGGTAATTCGGTAAACGAGTTCTGGAATAATATAATAGCCGGTAAAAGCGGTGCAGGCCCTATCACTAAATTTGATGCTTCAAAATTTAAAACACAATTTGCCTGTGAGGTAAAAGGTTTTAATGCCGAAGATTATATCGAAAAGAAAGAAATACGCAAGTATGACCTTTATACGCAATATGCCATAGCAGCTACCGAAGAAGCAGTAAAAGATGCCGGTCTTGATTTTACCGCTATGCCGAAAACCGAACGCTTTGACGTGGGGGTTATCTGGGCATCGGGTAATGGTGGTATAGGTACGTTTGAAGAGCAGCTGCGCGAATTTCATTCTGGAGATGGTACGCCGCGCTTTAATCCGTTCTTTATCCCTAAGATGATCGTAGATATTGCGGCGGGGGTACTGAGTATCCGCTACGGCCTGCATGGGCCTAACTATGCTACAGTATCAGCCTGTGCATCGAGTAATACCGCCATTATTGCGGCAGCAGATACCATTCGTTTGGGTAAGGCTACCATTATGATAGCCGGAGGTAGCGAGGCTGCACTTACGCCATCATCTATTGGTGGGTTTAATGCTGCGCAGGCGCTGAGTAAAAACAATGAAGACCCGCAGGGAGCATCGCGCCCGTTTGATAAAAACCGCGACGGCTTTGTAGCAGGAGAGGGTGCCGGTGCACTAATATTAGAAGACTGGGATTATGCTGTAGCCCGTGGTGCAACCATTTATGCCGAACTTGTGGGTGGCGGCATGGCTGCAGATGCTTATCACCTTACCGGTACACCGGCGGATGGGCTGGGTGCAGAGCTGGGTATGCGCCGTGCTTTAAAAGAAGCGGGTATAAGCCCTGATGTTGTAGGCTATGTAAATGCGCACGCTACTTCTACAGGCCTGGGTGATATAGGCGAACTTACCGGTATTGCTAAAGTGTTTGAGGGACTAAATGTTAGTGTAACGGCCACCAAGAGTATGACCGGGCATTTGCTTGGCGCTGCGGGGGCTATAGAAAGTATCATTAGCATACTGTCGTTAAAGCACAATATAATTCCAGGTACCATCAATACAAAAGAAATTGATGAAAAAGTACCTGTCGGGCTTAATCTTATTATAGGCGCTTCGCAAAAAGCGGAATTAAATTATGTGCTTAACAATACCTTTGGGTTTGGAGGCCATACGGCGAGCACTCTGTTTAAAAAAGTATAA
- a CDS encoding thioredoxin family protein, giving the protein MTTTENTIEQSLKNSFGYKDYRNHVTQLLEQGLSTGATQSEALTHYTTLNEARMNRLDKTIHIPDDVDQKLKTLDKAYTFLVITEGWCGDAAQIVPVINKMTQATDKIDLKLVLRDDNAELMDAYLTNGARSIPKLVVLDAATQQPVASWGPRPEGGANLIKENKEKHGTVTDEAKTELQKWYLHDKGLSTMEEIVGLLQ; this is encoded by the coding sequence ATGACAACAACTGAAAACACCATAGAGCAAAGCCTTAAAAACAGCTTTGGCTACAAAGATTACCGCAACCACGTAACCCAATTGCTGGAACAGGGCCTTAGCACCGGTGCTACCCAAAGCGAAGCACTTACCCACTACACAACCCTGAATGAGGCACGCATGAACCGCCTCGACAAAACCATACACATACCGGATGATGTTGACCAAAAGCTTAAAACGCTCGATAAAGCTTACACGTTCCTGGTAATTACCGAAGGATGGTGTGGCGATGCTGCACAGATAGTACCCGTAATTAATAAGATGACGCAGGCAACCGACAAGATTGACCTTAAACTGGTTTTGCGCGATGATAACGCTGAGCTTATGGATGCGTACCTGACTAATGGCGCAAGGTCTATACCTAAACTGGTAGTTTTAGATGCAGCTACACAGCAGCCTGTAGCAAGCTGGGGACCACGCCCCGAAGGTGGCGCAAATCTTATCAAAGAAAATAAAGAAAAACACGGCACTGTTACCGATGAAGCTAAAACCGAACTGCAAAAATGGTACCTGCACGACAAGGGTTTAAGCACAATGGAAGAGATTGTAGGATTATTGCAATAA
- a CDS encoding patatin-like phospholipase family protein — MKFDGKSIGLTFSGGGTKGIAHAGVLKFFDEEGIQPSQIAGTSSGAIVSSLYAWGKQPEEILEFFKSIYFFHWKHFTFRKPGFIDSSAFREYFHDIFKEATLGDLPYDMHITATDLVSGKLRIFGDDTKVADAVLASSAFPGIISPYEINGRLYGDGGIVNHFPTDVLQGRCDANIGIYVSPIQKIEKDDLRSIKSVTTRAYDLLSANSNMQKFTLCDWVISPEELALYSTFETNKAKMDEIFNIGYESAKKSYADLIV, encoded by the coding sequence ATGAAATTTGACGGAAAAAGCATTGGGCTTACCTTTTCGGGAGGCGGTACCAAAGGCATTGCCCACGCGGGTGTTTTAAAGTTTTTTGACGAAGAGGGCATCCAGCCCAGCCAGATAGCCGGTACCAGCAGTGGTGCCATAGTGTCATCTTTATATGCCTGGGGCAAACAGCCCGAAGAGATACTGGAGTTTTTTAAGTCGATCTATTTCTTTCACTGGAAACATTTTACCTTTCGTAAACCGGGGTTTATAGACTCCTCTGCCTTTCGCGAATATTTTCATGATATTTTTAAAGAAGCTACGCTAGGCGACCTGCCGTATGATATGCACATAACTGCAACCGACCTCGTATCCGGCAAGTTGCGCATCTTTGGGGATGATACTAAAGTGGCCGATGCCGTACTGGCATCATCGGCTTTTCCAGGTATTATTTCTCCTTATGAGATTAATGGACGGCTGTATGGCGACGGAGGTATTGTAAACCACTTTCCTACAGATGTTTTACAAGGTCGCTGCGATGCTAATATTGGCATTTATGTAAGCCCGATACAAAAAATAGAGAAAGATGATTTGCGTTCCATCAAGTCGGTTACTACAAGGGCGTATGATTTGCTTTCGGCCAACAGCAATATGCAGAAGTTTACCCTGTGCGACTGGGTTATCAGTCCTGAAGAGCTGGCTTTGTATAGTACTTTTGAGACGAACAAGGCTAAGATGGACGAGATATTCAACATTGGTTATGAATCGGCTAAGAAGTCATATGCTGATTTGATAGTTTAG
- the pyrH gene encoding UMP kinase: MKYNRILLKLSGEALMGERQYGIDPVRLAEYAAEIKQIHDKGVQIAIVIGGGNIFRGLAGASNGMDRVQGDYMGMLATVINGMALQGALEDAGMQTRLQTALEIKAIAEPYIKRKAVRHLEKDRIVIFGAGTGNPYFTTDTAAVLRGVEINADVILKGTRVDGIYTADPEKDPSAVKYDTLTFSDVLAKGLNVMDTTAFTLSQENALPIIVFDMNKPGNLVKVCDGELVGTTVNV; this comes from the coding sequence ATGAAATATAACCGGATACTGTTAAAGCTAAGCGGTGAAGCGCTTATGGGCGAGAGGCAATATGGTATAGACCCAGTGAGGCTTGCTGAGTATGCCGCCGAGATCAAACAAATTCATGACAAAGGTGTGCAAATAGCCATTGTTATAGGTGGCGGTAACATCTTTAGGGGGTTAGCCGGAGCCAGTAACGGTATGGACAGGGTTCAGGGAGATTATATGGGTATGCTTGCTACCGTAATTAACGGTATGGCACTACAAGGCGCCCTTGAAGATGCCGGTATGCAAACACGCCTGCAAACTGCCCTTGAAATTAAAGCTATTGCAGAGCCCTACATTAAAAGAAAAGCGGTGCGCCATCTTGAAAAAGACCGTATTGTAATATTTGGCGCGGGTACAGGTAATCCATATTTTACTACTGATACTGCTGCAGTACTAAGGGGTGTAGAAATTAATGCCGATGTGATACTTAAAGGTACACGTGTAGATGGTATTTATACTGCAGATCCTGAAAAAGACCCATCTGCTGTAAAGTATGATACGCTTACCTTTAGCGATGTGCTTGCAAAAGGCCTTAATGTAATGGATACTACTGCCTTTACACTTAGCCAGGAAAACGCATTGCCTATTATTGTATTTGACATGAACAAGCCGGGTAACCTGGTAAAAGTTTGCGATGGCGAACTTGTAGGTACAACGGTTAACGTTTAA
- the frr gene encoding ribosome recycling factor, with protein MEEIDFILDSTKESMEGSLAHLEKEFLNIRAGKASPAMLGGVKVDYYGAATPLSQVANINIPDARTITVTPWEKNMLHPIEKAIMIANLGFNPMNNGDNIIISVPALTEERRRDLAKQAKAESEDAKVGVRNARKDANTEIKKLEKDGMSEDVCKSAEEDVQDLTNAFIKKIDELLVLKEAEIMKV; from the coding sequence ATGGAAGAGATAGATTTTATATTAGACAGTACTAAAGAGAGTATGGAAGGGTCTTTGGCCCATCTTGAAAAAGAGTTCCTTAACATTCGTGCCGGTAAGGCAAGCCCTGCCATGCTGGGTGGTGTAAAAGTAGATTACTACGGTGCTGCAACCCCGCTTTCGCAGGTGGCAAACATTAATATTCCGGATGCGCGTACCATTACCGTTACGCCCTGGGAAAAGAATATGCTGCACCCTATAGAAAAAGCGATAATGATAGCTAACCTGGGCTTTAACCCTATGAATAATGGTGATAACATCATCATCAGTGTTCCTGCATTGACTGAAGAAAGAAGGCGCGACCTGGCAAAACAGGCCAAAGCAGAATCTGAAGATGCTAAGGTAGGTGTGCGTAATGCCCGTAAGGATGCTAATACCGAAATTAAAAAACTTGAAAAAGACGGCATGAGCGAAGACGTTTGTAAAAGCGCCGAAGAAGACGTTCAGGACCTGACCAATGCTTTTATCAAAAAAATTGATGAGCTGCTGGTGCTTAAGGAAGCCGAGATCATGAAAGTATAA
- a CDS encoding TlpA disulfide reductase family protein: MKNLILAIAILITCSACSQDKKEFFLSGKTKGIADGTMLLLRDPLLNIFIDSVAVENNSFILTTKLPDYPYQIVLYKDAATAKIIWAEKNKMTFDASDSDFKDAVITGSVTDNLATQLRSQAHKLKSYKEIVNLEQEFIKNNPNSILSAHNLSVMASVFGNAKSKELFNKLSGKNKESVYGKRVLEFINSDVHKTPLIGDRYIDFAMNDQYGTQQRLSRFGGKVLLLEFWASWCVPCRKENPVLVKTYNDFKDSGFEIVAVSLDEEKNHWINAIKKDNLTWTHLSDLKGRNNIAALAYGVTGIPDNILIDKNGIIIGRNLHGEKLHQKLAEVIAKPNVEITQEAIGMKVKIKSSVTWQDENGKELTQAEAKAMLDSKNYTPELDTDKNIMVVKKI; this comes from the coding sequence ATGAAAAACTTAATTTTAGCAATTGCGATACTGATTACCTGTTCTGCCTGTAGCCAGGATAAAAAAGAATTTTTTCTCTCCGGTAAGACAAAAGGCATTGCCGACGGTACTATGTTACTGTTGCGGGATCCTCTGCTGAATATCTTTATAGATTCGGTAGCTGTTGAGAATAACAGTTTTATCCTTACAACCAAACTGCCTGATTATCCATATCAAATAGTACTTTATAAAGATGCTGCTACCGCAAAAATAATATGGGCGGAAAAAAACAAGATGACTTTTGATGCGTCAGATTCTGATTTTAAGGATGCGGTAATAACGGGTTCTGTTACTGATAATTTGGCTACACAGTTAAGAAGCCAGGCTCATAAGCTTAAGTCGTATAAAGAAATAGTAAACCTTGAACAGGAATTTATAAAAAACAATCCAAACAGTATACTAAGCGCGCACAACCTCTCTGTTATGGCAAGCGTTTTTGGTAATGCAAAATCAAAAGAGTTGTTTAATAAACTGTCTGGCAAAAACAAAGAATCTGTTTATGGGAAAAGAGTTTTGGAGTTTATTAATTCAGACGTTCATAAAACTCCTTTAATTGGTGATAGATACATTGATTTTGCGATGAACGATCAATATGGGACTCAACAAAGACTTTCCAGATTTGGTGGGAAAGTACTGTTGCTGGAGTTTTGGGCTTCATGGTGTGTGCCTTGCCGCAAAGAAAACCCTGTACTGGTTAAAACATATAATGATTTTAAAGACAGCGGATTTGAAATCGTGGCTGTATCGTTAGATGAGGAGAAGAACCATTGGATTAATGCTATAAAAAAAGACAACCTGACCTGGACACACTTAAGCGATTTAAAAGGGAGAAATAATATTGCAGCATTAGCCTATGGCGTAACCGGTATTCCGGACAATATTCTTATTGATAAGAACGGGATAATTATTGGGCGTAACTTGCATGGAGAAAAGCTGCATCAAAAATTAGCAGAAGTTATAGCTAAACCTAATGTTGAAATTACACAGGAAGCTATCGGTATGAAGGTTAAAATAAAAAGTTCTGTTACATGGCAGGATGAAAATGGCAAAGAGTTGACACAGGCAGAAGCAAAAGCAATGCTTGACAGTAAAAATTACACTCCTGAATTAGATACTGATAAAAACATAATGGTTGTAAAAAAAATATAA
- a CDS encoding DUF5686 family protein, whose amino-acid sequence MKILSLLLFFFTLSIGAQTAITVTVKDADTKAPLPFSTVTTNGKNVVTDIDGKVVVHNPGTVFTTTYTGYADKKTYLKDGVLFYTISLKQKAEKLREVVINATNPANDIIGRAIRRKVINDPQRKLESYSYKTYDRLIVTADPDSINGKLDSVYAYEKAGRILEKIDSASFKFKKIIDRQHLYQTEKVSEFKFNKKQGVKEEVLATRMAGFKKPLYEFIGLKLQSHSAYAEDIYVFQTKYAGPLANDALQEYNYKILDTVTVNNRSAYMIYFDAKRRVKRKLRGILYIDSQNYGLAKAILRVKNVLDITSVHYFEYEDGQQLWFPDRKTLKITKGNNKDDIKILGETIKFDAVGSHDKNRKKEPSDYVYLYSEAFNFDKKYNVPVAIQRSSVEIEVKDEAINRPDEYWNRFRPDTLDSRSLTTYMALDSLVAKDNWEQRIILGRRIVNGYIPIGAIDLDLRQIAKYNNYEGFRLGVGGITNNRFAETFRISGYGAYGTKDGAFKYSLGSAVRVGKFSNSWIGGSFTDDIKELASTSFATDKRVFKIYDPRPINLSTFYNYQTWQGYIETRIIPKTESMWQLTRSRIDPKFNYIYAPDGRAHALFNLTMASVSLQWNPFSDFMQTPDGRIEVEKRYPKFAFQYTQAVSGILGGDFNFSKLDFRAEFEKKYLNGQIGTALVQTGVALGNTPLTHLYSTSPNNLDKDGVIQRVTIGGKNSFETMYFNEFFSSRYVTVQLKHGLTRFTVFRSLKLSPMLVTRFAWGNMANKADHQGIEFKTLEKGYHESGLEFNEIFKGLGFTAFYRYGPYQLPQFDRNLALKLSFVLNLF is encoded by the coding sequence ATGAAAATCCTTTCGCTTTTGCTTTTCTTTTTTACGCTCTCTATTGGGGCGCAAACGGCTATTACCGTAACCGTAAAAGATGCCGATACTAAAGCACCATTGCCGTTTTCTACCGTTACTACAAATGGTAAAAATGTTGTAACAGATATAGACGGTAAAGTGGTGGTACATAATCCCGGCACCGTATTTACTACGACGTATACAGGCTATGCCGATAAAAAAACATATCTTAAAGATGGTGTGCTTTTCTATACCATTTCTCTCAAACAAAAAGCCGAAAAACTTAGAGAGGTTGTAATCAATGCCACTAATCCGGCTAACGATATCATAGGGCGCGCCATTCGCCGAAAGGTGATAAACGACCCGCAGCGCAAGCTGGAAAGCTATAGCTATAAAACATACGACCGCCTTATTGTAACAGCCGACCCAGATTCTATTAATGGTAAGCTGGATTCTGTTTACGCTTATGAGAAAGCTGGGCGCATATTAGAAAAAATCGACTCTGCCAGTTTTAAGTTCAAAAAGATAATCGACCGTCAGCATTTGTACCAAACAGAGAAGGTGTCTGAATTTAAGTTCAATAAGAAACAGGGCGTTAAAGAAGAGGTGCTTGCTACCCGCATGGCGGGTTTTAAAAAACCACTGTATGAGTTTATAGGCCTTAAGCTACAATCGCATTCTGCCTATGCCGAAGATATTTATGTTTTCCAGACCAAGTATGCCGGGCCATTGGCTAACGATGCACTACAGGAATACAATTATAAAATTCTTGATACTGTAACGGTTAATAACCGCTCTGCTTACATGATATATTTTGATGCAAAACGTCGCGTAAAACGTAAGCTGAGGGGTATATTATATATTGACAGCCAGAATTATGGTTTGGCAAAAGCCATATTGCGGGTTAAGAATGTGCTGGATATAACATCGGTACATTATTTTGAGTATGAGGATGGTCAGCAGTTATGGTTTCCGGATCGTAAAACATTAAAGATTACCAAGGGTAACAATAAAGACGATATCAAAATACTGGGCGAAACCATAAAGTTTGATGCCGTGGGCAGCCATGATAAGAACCGTAAAAAAGAACCATCAGATTATGTGTACCTCTACTCTGAAGCGTTCAATTTTGATAAAAAATATAACGTTCCGGTTGCTATACAACGTTCGTCAGTAGAAATAGAGGTAAAAGACGAGGCAATTAACCGCCCCGATGAATACTGGAACCGCTTTAGGCCGGATACACTGGATAGCCGAAGCCTTACAACATACATGGCATTAGACAGCCTGGTGGCTAAAGATAACTGGGAGCAGCGCATTATACTGGGCAGGCGCATTGTAAATGGGTACATACCCATTGGGGCGATAGACCTCGACCTGCGCCAGATAGCCAAGTATAACAACTATGAGGGCTTTCGCCTTGGGGTGGGGGGTATTACAAACAACCGCTTTGCCGAAACCTTCCGTATTAGTGGTTATGGGGCATACGGAACCAAAGACGGTGCGTTTAAGTACAGCCTGGGCAGTGCGGTAAGGGTAGGTAAGTTCTCAAACTCATGGATAGGTGGTTCGTTTACCGATGATATTAAGGAATTGGCAAGTACGTCATTCGCGACCGATAAGCGTGTGTTTAAAATTTACGATCCTCGGCCTATCAACCTTTCTACGTTTTATAATTACCAAACCTGGCAGGGTTATATAGAAACCCGTATCATACCTAAAACAGAGAGTATGTGGCAGCTAACGCGCAGCCGCATCGACCCTAAGTTTAATTACATCTATGCTCCAGATGGCCGTGCTCATGCTTTGTTTAATCTTACTATGGCATCGGTGTCGTTGCAGTGGAACCCGTTCAGCGATTTTATGCAAACCCCGGACGGACGTATAGAGGTAGAAAAGCGCTACCCTAAATTCGCCTTTCAGTACACACAAGCGGTATCTGGCATCTTAGGCGGTGACTTTAATTTCAGTAAGCTGGATTTTAGGGCAGAGTTTGAAAAAAAATACCTTAATGGGCAAATAGGTACTGCGCTTGTGCAAACGGGTGTGGCACTTGGCAATACACCGTTAACGCACCTGTACAGCACATCGCCAAACAACCTTGATAAAGACGGCGTAATACAACGTGTAACTATAGGCGGTAAAAACAGTTTTGAAACCATGTATTTTAACGAGTTCTTTAGCAGCCGTTATGTAACGGTACAGCTTAAGCACGGGCTTACACGGTTTACAGTTTTTAGAAGCCTTAAGTTATCGCCCATGCTGGTTACGCGTTTTGCGTGGGGTAACATGGCAAACAAGGCAGACCATCAAGGCATTGAATTTAAGACGCTAGAAAAAGGCTATCACGAAAGTGGCTTAGAATTTAACGAGATATTTAAAGGCTTGGGCTTTACAGCTTTTTACCGATATGGTCCTTATCAGTTACCGCAGTTTGATCGTAATTTGGCGTTAAAGCTATCGTTTGTGCTGAATTTGTTTTAA